A region from the Candidatus Paceibacterota bacterium genome encodes:
- a CDS encoding MYG1 family protein, with amino-acid sequence MSLRIITHSGSFHPDDVFAAATLELVLETENLELVRTRDEVLISQGDYVFDVGGIYDESKNRFDHHQKGGAGKRPDGVPFASFGLVWKKFGDKIAGPKEIANLFDHDFVRYIDIMDNGDGELKPVFGDVYPYTLAGVIFSFLPTWKSEGEEMDQGFRKAVNFAKDLIVREIQILKDEEEGKLLVVKAYQESADKRLVIFDQKLPWAEVLAKYPEPLFIIEPISEDHTISSWKVRAVRDNIFSFKNRKDLPLAWAGKSGKDLAEITGVTDATFCHNALFIAVAKSKDGALELARLALSL; translated from the coding sequence ATGTCACTTAGAATCATTACTCACAGCGGCAGTTTTCATCCGGACGATGTTTTTGCTGCCGCAACCTTGGAATTGGTACTGGAAACTGAAAATCTAGAATTGGTCAGAACTCGAGATGAGGTTTTAATCTCGCAGGGTGATTATGTTTTTGATGTTGGAGGGATTTATGATGAATCGAAAAATCGGTTCGATCATCATCAAAAGGGCGGAGCTGGCAAGCGTCCAGACGGTGTCCCGTTTGCTTCCTTTGGTTTGGTTTGGAAAAAATTTGGCGACAAGATTGCCGGTCCAAAGGAGATTGCCAATCTTTTCGATCATGATTTTGTCAGGTATATAGATATTATGGATAACGGGGACGGAGAGCTTAAGCCGGTTTTTGGCGATGTTTACCCTTATACCTTAGCCGGAGTAATTTTCTCATTCTTGCCGACTTGGAAAAGTGAAGGTGAGGAGATGGATCAGGGATTTAGAAAAGCCGTAAATTTTGCTAAGGATTTAATCGTTCGCGAAATTCAAATTTTAAAAGATGAAGAAGAGGGGAAATTGTTAGTAGTCAAAGCCTATCAAGAGTCGGCAGATAAGAGGCTGGTTATTTTTGACCAGAAGTTGCCATGGGCCGAGGTCTTGGCCAAATATCCGGAGCCACTTTTTATTATTGAGCCGATTTCTGAAGATCACACAATTTCGTCTTGGAAGGTTCGCGCCGTTCGAGACAACATTTTTTCTTTCAAAAATCGGAAGGACCTACCATTGGCTTGGGCCGGCAAGTCCGGTAAAGATTTGGCCGAGATCACCGGTGTGACGGACGCAACTTTTTGCCACAACGCGCTTTTTATCGCTGTTGCCAAATCGAAAGATGGAGCGCTAGAGCTCGCAAGACTCGCTCTAAGTTTATAA
- a CDS encoding four helix bundle protein — translation MSNIAEGFDRGTRNEFVDALFIAKGEVGEVRSQLVIASDRKYIDISKYREGMVLTDECARLIRSFAEKVKGGSHRGVQFKPAERPDPLKEMTKEMAPEVYKRFYKD, via the coding sequence ATGTCCAATATTGCCGAGGGTTTTGATCGAGGCACAAGAAATGAATTTGTCGATGCGCTTTTTATTGCCAAAGGTGAGGTTGGTGAAGTGCGAAGTCAATTGGTAATAGCTTCGGATCGGAAATATATCGATATTTCGAAATATCGAGAGGGAATGGTTCTAACCGATGAGTGTGCGAGGTTAATTCGCAGTTTTGCTGAGAAAGTTAAAGGCGGCTCGCACCGTGGCGTTCAATTTAAACCAGCCGAAAGGCCGGACCCACTCAAGGAAATGACCAAAGAAATGGCGCCGGAAGTTTACAAACGATTTTATAAAGACTAG
- a CDS encoding HD domain-containing protein, translating into MNFKNNVNFLFEVSSLRHVDRTWKQFFDDSVANNAEHIFRVIWIALTLAKMEGAKNHEKILKMAMVHDLPESRAGDVHYLSRQYVERKQTEAARDMFAGTVHEAEMLEIFEEYEKRECLEAKIVKDADTLDIELETKEYEAKGFTIRQKIAPQRKAGVYTRLFTKSAKKMWDEIDKTDPHDWHNQSPKNRHLGGDWKVDKKKKS; encoded by the coding sequence ATGAATTTCAAAAATAATGTAAATTTTCTTTTTGAGGTGAGCTCTCTACGCCATGTTGATCGGACCTGGAAGCAATTTTTTGATGACTCGGTAGCCAATAATGCCGAACACATTTTTCGGGTGATTTGGATCGCTCTGACTTTGGCTAAAATGGAAGGCGCCAAAAATCATGAGAAAATTTTGAAAATGGCCATGGTCCACGATCTGCCGGAAAGTCGAGCTGGCGATGTGCATTACTTATCTCGACAATATGTTGAACGGAAGCAAACTGAAGCGGCGCGGGATATGTTTGCCGGGACTGTCCACGAAGCCGAAATGCTTGAAATTTTTGAAGAATACGAGAAGCGGGAATGCTTAGAGGCCAAAATCGTCAAGGATGCTGACACTTTGGACATTGAACTCGAGACCAAAGAGTATGAAGCTAAAGGTTTTACGATCAGACAAAAAATAGCACCGCAGAGAAAAGCCGGTGTTTACACTAGGCTTTTTACCAAGTCAGCTAAAAAAATGTGGGATGAAATCGATAAGACAGATCCCCACGATTGGCACAATCAGTCTCCTAAAAATCGACACTTGGGTGGAGACTGGAAAGTCGACAAAAAGAAAAAGTCTTAA
- the obgE gene encoding GTPase ObgE translates to MAFIDEIKIKLSAGQGGAGVVRWRQEKFIEKGGPSGGNGGKGGDVYVRAVRDPGLLVRYRNIKALRADNGEAGSKQSKSGLAGENLIVELPVGSVITNQDSGIKIELLKEGEEQKLLSGGVGGFGNEHFKSSTNVAPREWTPGKDGESADFLIELELFADAGLVGLPNAGKSSLLNAITNANSKVGSYEFTTLEPHLGALYGFVLADIPGLIEGASEGRGLGHKFLRHIRRTKVLFHLVSLENEDLLKVYRTIRAELEKFDPELAKKPEVIILTKTDLVDETALVKAKKQFKSISPKILSVSVIDDQAIKRISDEIVKILRENQG, encoded by the coding sequence ATGGCTTTTATCGATGAAATAAAAATTAAATTGTCTGCTGGCCAGGGTGGTGCTGGAGTGGTGCGTTGGCGCCAAGAAAAATTTATCGAGAAAGGTGGCCCCTCGGGTGGCAACGGTGGCAAAGGTGGCGATGTCTATGTGCGGGCGGTTCGCGATCCGGGTCTTCTGGTGCGTTATCGTAATATCAAAGCCCTTCGCGCCGATAATGGCGAAGCGGGTTCCAAGCAAAGCAAAAGTGGTTTAGCCGGTGAAAATTTGATAGTCGAATTGCCGGTTGGTTCGGTGATTACGAATCAAGACAGTGGCATCAAAATCGAGCTTCTGAAAGAGGGGGAAGAGCAAAAATTGCTATCCGGCGGAGTTGGCGGTTTTGGCAACGAACATTTCAAGAGTTCGACCAATGTTGCCCCACGAGAGTGGACTCCGGGCAAAGACGGCGAATCGGCGGATTTCTTAATTGAGCTAGAACTTTTTGCTGATGCCGGTCTGGTGGGTTTACCAAATGCTGGCAAGTCTTCATTGCTTAACGCCATTACTAACGCCAATTCGAAAGTTGGTAGTTATGAATTCACCACTCTCGAACCGCATCTTGGTGCGCTTTACGGTTTTGTTTTGGCGGACATTCCGGGTTTGATTGAAGGCGCTTCCGAAGGGCGGGGTTTGGGGCATAAATTTTTGAGACATATTCGTCGGACCAAAGTCTTGTTCCATTTGGTGTCTCTAGAAAACGAAGATCTTTTAAAAGTTTATCGTACCATCAGAGCCGAACTGGAAAAGTTTGATCCCGAGCTCGCTAAAAAACCGGAAGTAATTATTTTGACCAAGACCGATCTTGTAGACGAGACAGCTCTCGTCAAAGCTAAAAAACAATTTAAAAGCATCAGCCCGAAGATCCTTTCGGTATCGGTTATTGATGATCAGGCGATAAAAAGGATTAGTGATGAAATTGTGAAAATCTTGCGCGAGAATCAGGGCTAG
- a CDS encoding four helix bundle protein, translating into MKIDKFEDILSWQKSKNLVVIVYKALHGNKDFGFKDQMQRAVVSISNNTAEGYERRSNKEFKQFLYIAKGSCGEVRSMTQIGVELGYLKEAESREIYSNSLEISKLISGLIKVL; encoded by the coding sequence ATGAAGATAGATAAGTTTGAAGATATTTTATCGTGGCAGAAGTCAAAAAATCTGGTGGTAATTGTTTACAAGGCGCTACATGGTAATAAAGATTTTGGCTTTAAAGACCAAATGCAAAGAGCGGTAGTAAGTATTTCAAATAATACAGCTGAGGGTTATGAGAGGCGGAGTAATAAGGAGTTCAAGCAATTTCTCTATATTGCAAAGGGGTCATGCGGGGAAGTTCGCTCGATGACTCAAATTGGTGTAGAGTTAGGTTATCTTAAAGAGGCGGAATCACGAGAAATTTATTCGAATTCTTTGGAAATTTCCAAGCTTATTTCGGGCCTTATTAAGGTGCTTTAG
- a CDS encoding 8-oxo-dGTP diphosphatase, with product MVEKTKMILTLIIPHQGRKVLLGMKKRGFGKGRWNGFGGKLEPGETIENSAKRELCEEAGIEAGKLEQLGIVDFEFQNNPEISEVHIFKVHEFKGVPKESEEMAPKWFFVDEIPFKEMWGDDPYWLPIFLQGKKFRGYFLFAPGDKVIEHRVKIGGFTEPLM from the coding sequence ATGGTGGAGAAAACAAAAATGATTTTGACGCTGATTATTCCGCACCAAGGGCGGAAGGTGCTTCTTGGCATGAAGAAGAGAGGTTTTGGGAAGGGGAGGTGGAATGGTTTTGGTGGTAAACTTGAGCCAGGTGAGACTATCGAAAATAGCGCCAAGAGAGAGTTGTGTGAGGAGGCTGGAATTGAGGCCGGCAAACTTGAACAATTGGGAATTGTTGATTTTGAATTTCAAAATAATCCGGAAATTTCGGAAGTCCATATTTTTAAAGTTCACGAATTTAAAGGTGTTCCGAAAGAAAGCGAGGAGATGGCGCCGAAGTGGTTTTTTGTCGACGAGATTCCTTTTAAGGAGATGTGGGGCGATGATCCGTATTGGTTGCCGATATTTTTGCAAGGGAAAAAGTTTCGAGGTTATTTTCTTTTTGCGCCAGGCGATAAGGTAATCGAACATCGGGTAAAAATTGGCGGTTTTACTGAACCTTTGATGTAG